From the Primulina tabacum isolate GXHZ01 chromosome 3, ASM2559414v2, whole genome shotgun sequence genome, one window contains:
- the LOC142539714 gene encoding putative nucleolar protein 5-2, with the protein MLLLFETPAGFALFKVLDEGKLSKVEDLGKDFSTSESARKVVKLKAFSKFENTSEALSAATLLIDSKPSKGLRNFLRSHCEGDILAVADSKLGNTIKEKMHIECVHNNAVMELMRGVRSQLTELISGLAVQDLAPMSLGLSHSLSRYKLKFSPDKVDTMIIQAISLLDDLDKELNTYAMRVREWYGWHFPELAKIVQDNILYAKAVKLMGNRTNAAKLDFSEILAEEVEAELKEAAVISMGTEVSDLDLENIKDLCNQVLSLSEYRAQLYDYLKSRMNTIAPNLTALVGELVGARLIAHGGSLINLAKQPGSTVQILGAEKALFRALKTKHATPKYGLIYHASLIGQAAPKHKGKISRSLAAKAALAIRYDALGEGQDNSMGLENRAKLEARLRNLEGKELSRSAGSVKGKPKIEFYDKDRKKGSGGLITPAKTYNTAADSILGLLEPLSKKEVEAVASPTEQAANDLHVTDGEQKKKKRKKKKADAEETVAPNGVEDVEPEDGVGKKEKKKKRKHLSDDSDQNEQKSAGDKKKKKRKHKDLEEVETPSKKEKKKKKKSDD; encoded by the exons ATGTTGCTTTTGTTTGAAACCCCGGCGGGTTTTGCTCTTTTCAAAGTTTTGGATGAAGGCAAGCTCTCCAAAGTCGAG GATTTAGGGAAGGATTTCTCCACTTCTGAGTCTGCTAGAAAG GTTGTCAAGCTTAAAGCCTTTTCTAAGTTTGAGAACACATCAGAGGCTCTATCAGCAGCTACTTTGTTGATAGACAGTAAGCCCAGCAAAGGTCTTCGCAATTTTTTGCGTAGCCATTGTGAAGGTGACATTTTAGCTGTAGCTGATTCCAAACTTGGGAATACCATTAAAGAGAAAATG CATATTGAATGTGTCCACAACAATGCTGTCATGGAACTGATGAGGGGAGTAAGAAGTCAATTGACTGAACTCATATCTGGTCTAGCTGTGCAAGATTTAGCTCCAATGAGTCTGGGCTTATCTCACAGCCTGTCCAGATACAAATTGAAATTCAGTCCAGATAAG GTTGATACAATGATAATACAAGCCATTAGCTTGCTGGATGATCTGGACAAAGAGCTAAATACATATGCCATGAGGGTTAGGGAATGGTATGGTTGGCATTTTCCAGAACTTGCAAAGATTGTTCAGGACAATATCCTTTATGCAAAGGCAGTGAAGTTGATGGGTAACCGAACGAATGCCGCCAAGCTTGATTTCTCTGAG ATCCTCGCAGAAGAGGTTGAGGCAGAACTGAAAGAGGCTGCTGTGATATCTATGGGAACTGAAGTCAGTGATCTTGATCTAGAGAACATCAAGGATTTGTGCAACCAAGTTCTTTCACTTTCCGAGTACAGAGCTCAATTGTACGACTACTTGAAGAGCAGAATGAACACAATCGCCCCGAATCTTACTGCCCTTGTTGGAGAACTCGTCGGTGCTCGTTTGATTGCTCATGGAGGAAGCTTAATAAATCTTGCTAAGCAGCCTGGAAGTACAGTTCAAATACTTGGAGCAGAAAAGGCCCTATTTAGAGCTTTGAAAACAAAGCATGCAACTCCTAAATATGGGCTCATTTACCATGCATCTTTAATTGGTCAAGCAGCACCAAAGCATAAAGGTAAAATTTCACGATCTCTCGCTGCAAAAGCTGCTTTGGCTATTCGATATGATGCTCTTGGAGAGGGGCAAGATAATTCCATGGGACTGGAAAACAGAGCGAAG CTTGAAGCTCGGTTGAGGAACTTAGAAGGCAAAGAACTCAGTCGTTCTGCTGGATCGGTGAAAGGAAAACCGAAGATTGAATTTTATGACAAGGACAGGAAGAAGGGTTCTGGTGGACTAATTACACCAGCTAAG ACTTACAATACTGCAGCAGATTCAATTCTTGGTCTACTCGAGCCATTATCCAAGAAAGAGGTGGAAGCGGTAGCATCTCCCACAGAGCAAGCTGCCAACGACCTTCATGTTACCGATGGAgaacaaaagaagaagaaaaggaaGAAAAAGAAGGCAGACGCTGAAGAAACCGTGGCTCCAAATGGAGTTGAAGATGTTGAACCTGAAGATGGAGTTGGGAAGAaggaaaagaagaaaaagaGGAAGCATTTATCTGATGATTCTGACCAAAATGAACAGAAAAGTGCGGGAgacaagaagaaaaagaagagaaaGCACAAGGATCTTGAAGAAGTCGAAACCCCGAGCAagaaggagaagaagaagaagaagaaaagtgATGATTGA
- the LOC142539713 gene encoding autophagy-related protein 13b-like, whose product MATYHGNCTNSEPARMEQIITEFFAKSLHIILESRCPYVSSRNYSGEQVLSSPSPSSSSSSTSSFRPRDKWFNLALRDCPAALENIDFWRQSNLEPMIVDVFLVQRPRDCDFLNCSPKRMLVQNIWGKERYYYGSDNDEFGCETKNEKIVERWVLQYESKKTDANRGGSSSSKRTTCTSSHALYKKSILLLRSLYVTVRLLPAYKLFRDLISSAQIRLYNLGHRVSSFVEPFTPKEEEDMQHFVFSPVDTSCGRLFLSVAYRSSVLDVSSEPSTPMSPQFIPEYVGSPMAEPLKRFPSYLKSQSSPSQSPFCRRHSWSYDICRASPPSVNPTPSPTFSESHASTSRKHTCRLPPASLPRNLPSETTAIHVKNPSYDEYWPSLVFSPSPSPSPPTYIPGSHSSKALLRCESAPVGIPASRLSSFPSVPSNQLMPPSPPMKATRVTVVKQVAHTGLHMANSTVDKLSSFSKDGPGKMSAVKPSSNSSPPKSLSRSSSRLSFQDDYDDSEISGPFFIDDDTTDPLSRPGSFDQPHHPMVPQEPGGILLVRKSQDAAVGALVQMLKKAPPLCQDISFSADSKLKTPANCNQDSNENSEKSNILQSGSTNLASSGLASSKTTSDALDELRGYRELKDSLLKKGKISQQ is encoded by the exons ATGGCTACATATCATGGAAACTGTACCAATTCAGAACCCGCGAGAATGGAACAAATAATCACTGAATTCTTTGCTAAAAGCCTACACATAATACTGGAATCGCGGTGCCCATATGTTTCTTCACGGAATTACAGTGGTGAACAAGTTTTATCCTCCCCGTCACCTTCGTCATCATCCTCTTCAACATCGAGTTTTAGACCAAGGGATAAATGGTTTAATTTAGCCCTTCGGGATTGTCCTGCTGCATTAGAAAATATAGATTTTTGGCGGCAGAGTAATCTTGAGCCCATGATAGTTGATGTCTTTTTAGTGCAGAGACCAAGAGACTGTGACTTCTTGAATTGTTCCCCTAAAAGAATGCTTGTGCAGAATATATGGGGGAAAGAGAGGTATTATTATGGTTCTGATAATGATGAATTTGGGTGTGAGACAAAAAATGAAAAGATCGTTGAGAGGTGGGTTTTGCAGTATGAGAGTAAGAAGACTGATGCTAACAGGGGTGGCTCATCGAGTAGTAAGAGAACAACTTGTACGAGCTCTCATGCTCTATACAAGAAGTCAATATTGTTGTTACGGTCTCTGTATGTAACCGTTAGGCTCTTGCCAGCTTACAAGTTGTTTCGCGATCTTATTTCATCAGCACAAATTCGATTGTATAATCTAGGCCACCGGGTTTCATCTTTTGTGGAGCCATTTACCCCTAAGGAGGAGGAAGATATGCAACATTTTGTGTTCTCTCCAGTTGATACTTCTTGTGGTAGGCTTTTCCTCTCAGTTgcatatcgatcatcagtattGGATGTAAGTTCCGAGCCATCAACTCCTATGTCCCCACAATTCATACCTGAATATGTTGGAAGCCCAATGGCAGAACCACTTAAAAGGTTTCCATCATATCTTAAATCACAAAGCTCCCCATCTCAATCCCCATTTTGTAGGCGGCATAGCTGGAGTTATGACATATGTAGAGCATCACCACCTTCAGTAAACCCTACACCTTCACCCACATTTTCTGAATCTCATGCTTCAACGTCAAGAAAGCATACCTGCCGTCTTCCTCCTGCAAGCTTACCTCGTAATTTGCCCAGTGAAACAACTGCCATTCATGTGAAAAATCCAAGTTATGACGAATATTGGCCTTCCCTCGTATTTTCACCATCTCCATCTCCATCACCACCAACCTACATTCCTGGCAGCCATTCATCAAAAGCTCTTTTACGGTGTGAAAGTGCCCCAGTTGGTATACCTGCATCAAGGCTTTCTAGCTTCCCTTCAGTGCCCAGCAATCAATTGATGCCTCCTTCTCCTCCTATGAAAGCTACTCGAGTCACTGTTGTTAAGCAAGTTGCACATACAGGTCTTCATATGGCTAATTCAACAGTAGACAAG TTGTCTTCTTTCAGCAAGGATGGGCCCGGAAAAATGTCTGCAGTGAAACCATCGTCAAATAGCTCTCCTCCAAAATCTTTATCTAGAAGTTCCAGTAGGTTATCTTTTCaggatgattatgatgattctGAGATTTCTGGACCATTTTTTATAGACGACGACACGACAGATCCACTTTCCAG GCCTGGTTCGTTTGATCAGCCGCACCATCCAATGGTGCCCCAGGAGCCTGGTGGGATTCTCTTGGTTAGAAAATCACAAGATGCTGCAGTCGGTGCTCTAGTTCAAATGCTGAAGAAAGCACCGCCTCTTTGCCAAGACATCTCTTTTTCAGCAGATTCCAAGCTCAAGACACCAGCGAACTGCAATCAAGATTCAAATGAAAATTCTGAAAAGTCCAATATACTGCAGTCTGGTTCTACAAATCTTGCATCTTCTGGACTTGCTTCATCAAAGACCACGTCTGATGCATTAGACGAGCTTCGTGGTTACAGAGAATTGAAAGACTCACTGTTGAAGAAAGGTAAAATTTCTCAGCAATAG
- the LOC142539711 gene encoding protein BOLA2 produces the protein MGVTKEQVESTLKSKMNPSHLEVIDISGGCGASFTVEIVSEQFVGKRLLERHRMVNAALAEEMKEIHALSITKALTDEQWKQETQKSQAAA, from the exons ATGGGGGTGACGAAGGAGCAGGTCGAATCAACCCTAAAGTCAAAGATGAATCCATCTCATCTT GAGGTCATCGACATATCTGGAGG ATGTGGTGCAAGCTTCACAGTCGAGATTGTTTCAGAACAATTTGTGGGCAAAAGATTGTTGGAGAGGCATCGAATGGTGAATGCTGCATTAGCGGAAGAGATGAAAGAAATTCACGCCCTTTCCATAACAAAAGCTCTGACTGATGAGCAGTGGAAACAAGAGACCCAAAAGTCCCAAGCAGCTGCTTGA
- the LOC142539712 gene encoding uncharacterized protein LOC142539712 isoform X1 — translation MAAKKGTKGGAGGEDDAVEELTRVPFQAILLADSFATLFRPITLERPKVLLPLVNAPMIDYTLAWLESAGVEEVFVFCCAHSKQVIEYLENSNWFGKPNFSVTTIESHNAISAGDALRLIYERHVIQGDFVLVTGDTVSNMSLAQVLKEHKERRRKDSNAVMTMVIKQSKPSAVTRQSRVGTEELFLAIDPDTKQLLHYEEKSDNMKGTVNLDKGLLIDNSSISLHNDKQDCYIDICSPEVLSLFTDNFDYQHLRRHFVKGLLVDDIMGYKIFTHEIHASYATRVDNYRSYGTISKDIIQRWTYPFVPDVQFSGSCVNRLERQGIYRASDVGLSHSAHIGPFAVIGNGTTIGTYTYISNSVIGEGCVIGSNVSIDGCYIWDKVTIEDCCKLKHAIVCDGVIMRSGAVLDPGVVLSFKVIIGERFIVPAYSNVSLLQQPVKQDSDEELEYADNSSVNIEISSISSTPKQMDEELREKSSDSQSNAASEVGNGGAGFIWSISEAGHEEEWRHSVAPIPADRLVEMIKSATDELEVSNQDGDVLPPSGELERDSIDSDFDGDVRDDSAHFEKEVEATFLRAVHENVKEDHVILEVNSLRLSYNLTSSDCAGALFYGMMKLALDTPNNSPGELVKNVANVITKWRRLLKYYLASLDEEIEVILKFEEMCLESTKEFAPLFEQILPILYDKDILQEEAILNWAAEKEEADESDKVFLKQAEKFIQWLNEASEEEE, via the exons ATGGCGGCGAAGAAGGGAACCAAGGGAGGAGCGGGAGGAGAAGATGATGCCGTGGAGGAGCTGACGCGTGTTCCCTTTCAGGCAATCTTACTGGCCGATAGCTTTGCCACGCTTTTTCGCCCCATCACTCTCGAGCGCCCCAAA GTACTGCTGCCGCTCGTCAATGCTCCCATGATTGACTATACGTTAGCATGGCTTGAATCTGCTGGAGTTGAAGAAGTTTTTGTGTTCTGCTGTGCACATTCCAAGCAAGTGATCGAGTATTTGGAAAACTCTAATTGGTTTGGCAAACCAAACTTTTCAGTCACCACGATAGAATCACATAATGCCATCAGTGCAGGAGATGCTTTAAGATTGATATATGAAAGGCATGTG ATACAAGGAGATTTTGTCCTTGTTACTGGCGATACAGTGAGCAACATGTCACTTGCACAGGTACTCAAAGAACACaaggaaagaagaagaaaggATAGTAATGCCGTAATGACAATGGTGATTAAACAGTCGAAGCCTTCTGCAGTAACTCGTCAATCTCGTGTTGGAACCGAGGAGCTGTTTCTGGCAATTGATCCTGATACGAAGCAGCTCCTGCATTATGAGGAAAAGTCTGATAATATGAAAGGAACTGTCAATCTAGACAAGGGATTGCTGATTGATAACTCCTCTATATCTCTCCACAATGACAAACAG GATTGCTATATTGACATATGCTCTCCAGAAGTGCTGAGCCTTTTCACAGACAATTTTGATTATCAACATTTACGTCGTCACTTTGTGAAGGGGTTACTCGTTGATGAT ATAATGGGGTACAAAATCTTTACCCATGAAATTCATGCAAGTTATGCGACTAGGGTTGATAATTATCGGAGCTATGGCACCATTAGTAAAGATATAATCCAGAGATGGACCTATCCTTTTGTGCCCGATGTCCAGTTTTCCGGCAGTTGTGTGAACAGGCTTGAAAGACAAGGAATATATAGAGCATCAG ATGTTGGGTTATCACATTCTGCACATATTGGCCCATTTGCTGTGATTGGAAATGGCACCACAATTGGAACCTACACTTACATATCAAATTCTGTGATTGGGGAAGGTTGTGTCATTGGATCAAATGTTTCAATTGATGGTTGTTATATTTGGGATAAAGTTacaattgaagattgctgtAAACTAAAACATGCGATAGTGTGTGATGGTGTGATAATGAGATCTGGGGCAGTTTTGGATCCTGGTGTTGTTTTGTCTTTCAAG GTCATAATTGGAGAACGATTTATTGTTCCTGCTTATTCAAATGTGTCTTTGCTTCAACAACCTGTCAAACAAGATAGTGATGAAGAGCTGGAATATGCTGATAATAGCAGTGTGAACATTGAAATATCAT CAATATCAAGTACACCTAAACAAATGGATGAGGAATTGAGGGAGAAGTCATCCGATTCACAATCAAACGCCGCATCGGAG GTTGGTAATGGTGGGGCTGGCTTCATTTGGTCGATTAGTGAGGCAGGGCATGAAGAAGAATGGAGGCATTCAGTTGCCCCAATACCTGCAGATAGACTAGTTGAAATGATCAAAAGTGCTACTGATGAACTGGAGGTATCCAATCAAGATGGCGATGTTCTTCCACCTTCAGGAGAGCTGGAGCGTGATTCAATTGACAGTGACTTTGATGGAGATGTCAGAGATGATTCTGCCCATTTTGAGAAAGAG GTTGAAGCGACTTTTTTAAGGGCTGTACATGAAAATGTCAAAGAAGATCATGTAATTTTAGAAGTAAACTCTCTGCG GTTGTCATACAATCTGACTTCAAGTGATTGTGCTGGGGCATTATTCTATGGGATGATGAAACTAGCATTGGATACACCTAACAATTCACCTG GCGAACTTGTTAAAAACGTTGCTAATGTGATTACAAAATGGAGAAGGCTTTTGAAGTATTACCTAGCTAGCTTAGATGAAGAG ATTGAGGTGATTCTGAAATTTGAAGAAATGTGTTTAGAGTCCACAAAAGAGTTCGCTCCACTTTTTGAGCAG ATTTTGCCAATTTTATACGACAAAGATATATTGCAAGAGGAGGCTATACTTAATTGGGCAGCTGAAAAGGAAGAGGCGGACGAGTCGGATAAAGTTTTCCTGAAACAGGCTGAAAAATTCATCCAG TGGTTGAACGAAGCATCCGAAGAAGAGGAGTGA
- the LOC142539712 gene encoding uncharacterized protein LOC142539712 isoform X2, producing the protein MIDYTLAWLESAGVEEVFVFCCAHSKQVIEYLENSNWFGKPNFSVTTIESHNAISAGDALRLIYERHVIQGDFVLVTGDTVSNMSLAQVLKEHKERRRKDSNAVMTMVIKQSKPSAVTRQSRVGTEELFLAIDPDTKQLLHYEEKSDNMKGTVNLDKGLLIDNSSISLHNDKQDCYIDICSPEVLSLFTDNFDYQHLRRHFVKGLLVDDIMGYKIFTHEIHASYATRVDNYRSYGTISKDIIQRWTYPFVPDVQFSGSCVNRLERQGIYRASDVGLSHSAHIGPFAVIGNGTTIGTYTYISNSVIGEGCVIGSNVSIDGCYIWDKVTIEDCCKLKHAIVCDGVIMRSGAVLDPGVVLSFKVIIGERFIVPAYSNVSLLQQPVKQDSDEELEYADNSSVNIEISSISSTPKQMDEELREKSSDSQSNAASEVGNGGAGFIWSISEAGHEEEWRHSVAPIPADRLVEMIKSATDELEVSNQDGDVLPPSGELERDSIDSDFDGDVRDDSAHFEKEVEATFLRAVHENVKEDHVILEVNSLRLSYNLTSSDCAGALFYGMMKLALDTPNNSPGELVKNVANVITKWRRLLKYYLASLDEEIEVILKFEEMCLESTKEFAPLFEQILPILYDKDILQEEAILNWAAEKEEADESDKVFLKQAEKFIQWLNEASEEEE; encoded by the exons ATGATTGACTATACGTTAGCATGGCTTGAATCTGCTGGAGTTGAAGAAGTTTTTGTGTTCTGCTGTGCACATTCCAAGCAAGTGATCGAGTATTTGGAAAACTCTAATTGGTTTGGCAAACCAAACTTTTCAGTCACCACGATAGAATCACATAATGCCATCAGTGCAGGAGATGCTTTAAGATTGATATATGAAAGGCATGTG ATACAAGGAGATTTTGTCCTTGTTACTGGCGATACAGTGAGCAACATGTCACTTGCACAGGTACTCAAAGAACACaaggaaagaagaagaaaggATAGTAATGCCGTAATGACAATGGTGATTAAACAGTCGAAGCCTTCTGCAGTAACTCGTCAATCTCGTGTTGGAACCGAGGAGCTGTTTCTGGCAATTGATCCTGATACGAAGCAGCTCCTGCATTATGAGGAAAAGTCTGATAATATGAAAGGAACTGTCAATCTAGACAAGGGATTGCTGATTGATAACTCCTCTATATCTCTCCACAATGACAAACAG GATTGCTATATTGACATATGCTCTCCAGAAGTGCTGAGCCTTTTCACAGACAATTTTGATTATCAACATTTACGTCGTCACTTTGTGAAGGGGTTACTCGTTGATGAT ATAATGGGGTACAAAATCTTTACCCATGAAATTCATGCAAGTTATGCGACTAGGGTTGATAATTATCGGAGCTATGGCACCATTAGTAAAGATATAATCCAGAGATGGACCTATCCTTTTGTGCCCGATGTCCAGTTTTCCGGCAGTTGTGTGAACAGGCTTGAAAGACAAGGAATATATAGAGCATCAG ATGTTGGGTTATCACATTCTGCACATATTGGCCCATTTGCTGTGATTGGAAATGGCACCACAATTGGAACCTACACTTACATATCAAATTCTGTGATTGGGGAAGGTTGTGTCATTGGATCAAATGTTTCAATTGATGGTTGTTATATTTGGGATAAAGTTacaattgaagattgctgtAAACTAAAACATGCGATAGTGTGTGATGGTGTGATAATGAGATCTGGGGCAGTTTTGGATCCTGGTGTTGTTTTGTCTTTCAAG GTCATAATTGGAGAACGATTTATTGTTCCTGCTTATTCAAATGTGTCTTTGCTTCAACAACCTGTCAAACAAGATAGTGATGAAGAGCTGGAATATGCTGATAATAGCAGTGTGAACATTGAAATATCAT CAATATCAAGTACACCTAAACAAATGGATGAGGAATTGAGGGAGAAGTCATCCGATTCACAATCAAACGCCGCATCGGAG GTTGGTAATGGTGGGGCTGGCTTCATTTGGTCGATTAGTGAGGCAGGGCATGAAGAAGAATGGAGGCATTCAGTTGCCCCAATACCTGCAGATAGACTAGTTGAAATGATCAAAAGTGCTACTGATGAACTGGAGGTATCCAATCAAGATGGCGATGTTCTTCCACCTTCAGGAGAGCTGGAGCGTGATTCAATTGACAGTGACTTTGATGGAGATGTCAGAGATGATTCTGCCCATTTTGAGAAAGAG GTTGAAGCGACTTTTTTAAGGGCTGTACATGAAAATGTCAAAGAAGATCATGTAATTTTAGAAGTAAACTCTCTGCG GTTGTCATACAATCTGACTTCAAGTGATTGTGCTGGGGCATTATTCTATGGGATGATGAAACTAGCATTGGATACACCTAACAATTCACCTG GCGAACTTGTTAAAAACGTTGCTAATGTGATTACAAAATGGAGAAGGCTTTTGAAGTATTACCTAGCTAGCTTAGATGAAGAG ATTGAGGTGATTCTGAAATTTGAAGAAATGTGTTTAGAGTCCACAAAAGAGTTCGCTCCACTTTTTGAGCAG ATTTTGCCAATTTTATACGACAAAGATATATTGCAAGAGGAGGCTATACTTAATTGGGCAGCTGAAAAGGAAGAGGCGGACGAGTCGGATAAAGTTTTCCTGAAACAGGCTGAAAAATTCATCCAG TGGTTGAACGAAGCATCCGAAGAAGAGGAGTGA
- the LOC142539712 gene encoding uncharacterized protein LOC142539712 isoform X3 translates to MSLAQVLKEHKERRRKDSNAVMTMVIKQSKPSAVTRQSRVGTEELFLAIDPDTKQLLHYEEKSDNMKGTVNLDKGLLIDNSSISLHNDKQDCYIDICSPEVLSLFTDNFDYQHLRRHFVKGLLVDDIMGYKIFTHEIHASYATRVDNYRSYGTISKDIIQRWTYPFVPDVQFSGSCVNRLERQGIYRASDVGLSHSAHIGPFAVIGNGTTIGTYTYISNSVIGEGCVIGSNVSIDGCYIWDKVTIEDCCKLKHAIVCDGVIMRSGAVLDPGVVLSFKVIIGERFIVPAYSNVSLLQQPVKQDSDEELEYADNSSVNIEISSISSTPKQMDEELREKSSDSQSNAASEVGNGGAGFIWSISEAGHEEEWRHSVAPIPADRLVEMIKSATDELEVSNQDGDVLPPSGELERDSIDSDFDGDVRDDSAHFEKEVEATFLRAVHENVKEDHVILEVNSLRLSYNLTSSDCAGALFYGMMKLALDTPNNSPGELVKNVANVITKWRRLLKYYLASLDEEIEVILKFEEMCLESTKEFAPLFEQILPILYDKDILQEEAILNWAAEKEEADESDKVFLKQAEKFIQWLNEASEEEE, encoded by the exons ATGTCACTTGCACAGGTACTCAAAGAACACaaggaaagaagaagaaaggATAGTAATGCCGTAATGACAATGGTGATTAAACAGTCGAAGCCTTCTGCAGTAACTCGTCAATCTCGTGTTGGAACCGAGGAGCTGTTTCTGGCAATTGATCCTGATACGAAGCAGCTCCTGCATTATGAGGAAAAGTCTGATAATATGAAAGGAACTGTCAATCTAGACAAGGGATTGCTGATTGATAACTCCTCTATATCTCTCCACAATGACAAACAG GATTGCTATATTGACATATGCTCTCCAGAAGTGCTGAGCCTTTTCACAGACAATTTTGATTATCAACATTTACGTCGTCACTTTGTGAAGGGGTTACTCGTTGATGAT ATAATGGGGTACAAAATCTTTACCCATGAAATTCATGCAAGTTATGCGACTAGGGTTGATAATTATCGGAGCTATGGCACCATTAGTAAAGATATAATCCAGAGATGGACCTATCCTTTTGTGCCCGATGTCCAGTTTTCCGGCAGTTGTGTGAACAGGCTTGAAAGACAAGGAATATATAGAGCATCAG ATGTTGGGTTATCACATTCTGCACATATTGGCCCATTTGCTGTGATTGGAAATGGCACCACAATTGGAACCTACACTTACATATCAAATTCTGTGATTGGGGAAGGTTGTGTCATTGGATCAAATGTTTCAATTGATGGTTGTTATATTTGGGATAAAGTTacaattgaagattgctgtAAACTAAAACATGCGATAGTGTGTGATGGTGTGATAATGAGATCTGGGGCAGTTTTGGATCCTGGTGTTGTTTTGTCTTTCAAG GTCATAATTGGAGAACGATTTATTGTTCCTGCTTATTCAAATGTGTCTTTGCTTCAACAACCTGTCAAACAAGATAGTGATGAAGAGCTGGAATATGCTGATAATAGCAGTGTGAACATTGAAATATCAT CAATATCAAGTACACCTAAACAAATGGATGAGGAATTGAGGGAGAAGTCATCCGATTCACAATCAAACGCCGCATCGGAG GTTGGTAATGGTGGGGCTGGCTTCATTTGGTCGATTAGTGAGGCAGGGCATGAAGAAGAATGGAGGCATTCAGTTGCCCCAATACCTGCAGATAGACTAGTTGAAATGATCAAAAGTGCTACTGATGAACTGGAGGTATCCAATCAAGATGGCGATGTTCTTCCACCTTCAGGAGAGCTGGAGCGTGATTCAATTGACAGTGACTTTGATGGAGATGTCAGAGATGATTCTGCCCATTTTGAGAAAGAG GTTGAAGCGACTTTTTTAAGGGCTGTACATGAAAATGTCAAAGAAGATCATGTAATTTTAGAAGTAAACTCTCTGCG GTTGTCATACAATCTGACTTCAAGTGATTGTGCTGGGGCATTATTCTATGGGATGATGAAACTAGCATTGGATACACCTAACAATTCACCTG GCGAACTTGTTAAAAACGTTGCTAATGTGATTACAAAATGGAGAAGGCTTTTGAAGTATTACCTAGCTAGCTTAGATGAAGAG ATTGAGGTGATTCTGAAATTTGAAGAAATGTGTTTAGAGTCCACAAAAGAGTTCGCTCCACTTTTTGAGCAG ATTTTGCCAATTTTATACGACAAAGATATATTGCAAGAGGAGGCTATACTTAATTGGGCAGCTGAAAAGGAAGAGGCGGACGAGTCGGATAAAGTTTTCCTGAAACAGGCTGAAAAATTCATCCAG TGGTTGAACGAAGCATCCGAAGAAGAGGAGTGA